A genomic region of Halichondria panicea chromosome 5, odHalPani1.1, whole genome shotgun sequence contains the following coding sequences:
- the LOC135336240 gene encoding NEDD8-activating enzyme E1 catalytic subunit-like isoform X1, producing the protein MAALESSDEQWQGLQFLLTRGSPLSHPDFEASPQTLDFLRDTCKLLVVGAGGLGCELLKDLALLGFRNLHCIDMDTIDLSNLNRQFLFRTGDVGKPKANVAAAFVSNRIPDCHVTPHYNKIQDFGPEFYQQFHVIICGLDSIVARRWINGMVLSLLRYDEEGQLDQSSIVPVIDGGTEGFKGNARVILPGITACIDCTLDFYPPQITYPLCTIASKPRLPEHCIEYVKVLQWPKEKPFGDTTIDGDSPDHIMWIYDKAVKRADEYKIQGVTYRLTQGVVKHIIPAVASTNAVIAAVCSTEAFKLASSCSKPLQNYMVFNDTDGVYTYSFEAEKKEECPSCSMKPVNLSFPEDSTLQDVYNYLCENESFAMKSPALTAVVDGRNKTLYLPTIESLEKATRSNLGKKLFDLGIGDNHEIVVADVTSPKPITIIVKYTYGMEE; encoded by the exons ATGGCAGCACTTGAATCTAGTGATGAGCAATGGCAAGGCCTGCAGTTTCTTCTAACACGAGGAAGTCCCCTGAGTCACCCTGACTTTGAAGCCAGTcctcag ACACTAGACTTTCTTAGGGATACATGCAAACTACTTGTTGTTGGTGCTGGTGGACTTGGCTGTGAGCTACTAAAAGAtctg GCTCTGCTTGGATTCAGAAACCTACACTGTATTGATATGGACACGATTGACCTTTCCAACCTCAACAGACAATTTTTATTCAG AACTGGTGATGTTGGTAAGCCCAAGGCTAATGTTGCTGCTGCGTTTGTAAGCAACCGTATTCCTGATTGTCACGTCACACC ACATTACAACAAGATTCAAGACTTTGGGCCCGAATTTTACCAGC AATTCCACGTAATCATTTGTGGACTGGATTCAATTGTTGCTAGGAGATGGATAAATGGAATGGTG ctcagcttgcttcgaTACGATGAGGAGGGGCAACTTGATCAGTCTTCTATTGTTCCCGTTATTGACGGTGGTACGGAAG GTTTCAAAGGGAATGCTCGTGTGATTCTACCTGGCATCACAGCATGTATTGACTGTACGCTCGATTTCTACCCACCTCAG ATTACCTATCCGTTGTGCACAATTGCTTCAAAGCCAAGACTTCCTGAACACTGCATTGAGTATGTGAAAGTGCTGCAGTGGCCCAAGGAAAAGCCCTTTGGAG ATACCACCATTGATGGTGACAGTCCTGATCACATTATGTGGATATACGACAAAGCTGTAAAGCGAGCGGATGAATACAAAATTCAGGGTGTTACATACCGACTGACGCAAG GTGTAGTAAAGCACATCATACCAGCTGTAGCATCAACAAATGCAGTCATTGCAG CTGTGTGCTCCACTGAAGCTTTCAAGCTAGCTTCAAG CTGCAGCAAACCACTTCAGAACTATATGGTTTTCAATGACACTGACGGAGTGTACACTTACTCATTTGAAGCTGAGAAAAAG gaagaATGTCCTTCCTGCTCCATGAAGCCAGTAAATCTCAGTTTCCCTGAAGACTCAACTCTACAagatgtatataattatctctgcGAGAATGAGTCATT TGCTATGAAATCTCCCGCCCTGACAGCTGTGGTGGATGGCCGAAACAAGACTCTCTACTTGCCT ACAATTGAGTCTCTGGAGAAGGCAACTAGATCAAATCTTGGAAAGAAACTATTTG ATCTGGGAATTGGTGATAATCATGAAATCGTGGTAGCAGATGTGACTTCACCGAAGCCAATAACAATAATAGTCAAATACACATATGGGATGGAAGAGTAA
- the LOC135336240 gene encoding NEDD8-activating enzyme E1 catalytic subunit-like isoform X2: MVKIVHDIALLGFRNLHCIDMDTIDLSNLNRQFLFRTGDVGKPKANVAAAFVSNRIPDCHVTPHYNKIQDFGPEFYQQFHVIICGLDSIVARRWINGMVLSLLRYDEEGQLDQSSIVPVIDGGTEGFKGNARVILPGITACIDCTLDFYPPQITYPLCTIASKPRLPEHCIEYVKVLQWPKEKPFGDTTIDGDSPDHIMWIYDKAVKRADEYKIQGVTYRLTQGVVKHIIPAVASTNAVIAAVCSTEAFKLASSCSKPLQNYMVFNDTDGVYTYSFEAEKKEECPSCSMKPVNLSFPEDSTLQDVYNYLCENESFAMKSPALTAVVDGRNKTLYLPTIESLEKATRSNLGKKLFDLGIGDNHEIVVADVTSPKPITIIVKYTYGMEE, from the exons atggtgaAAATTGTGCATGACATT GCTCTGCTTGGATTCAGAAACCTACACTGTATTGATATGGACACGATTGACCTTTCCAACCTCAACAGACAATTTTTATTCAG AACTGGTGATGTTGGTAAGCCCAAGGCTAATGTTGCTGCTGCGTTTGTAAGCAACCGTATTCCTGATTGTCACGTCACACC ACATTACAACAAGATTCAAGACTTTGGGCCCGAATTTTACCAGC AATTCCACGTAATCATTTGTGGACTGGATTCAATTGTTGCTAGGAGATGGATAAATGGAATGGTG ctcagcttgcttcgaTACGATGAGGAGGGGCAACTTGATCAGTCTTCTATTGTTCCCGTTATTGACGGTGGTACGGAAG GTTTCAAAGGGAATGCTCGTGTGATTCTACCTGGCATCACAGCATGTATTGACTGTACGCTCGATTTCTACCCACCTCAG ATTACCTATCCGTTGTGCACAATTGCTTCAAAGCCAAGACTTCCTGAACACTGCATTGAGTATGTGAAAGTGCTGCAGTGGCCCAAGGAAAAGCCCTTTGGAG ATACCACCATTGATGGTGACAGTCCTGATCACATTATGTGGATATACGACAAAGCTGTAAAGCGAGCGGATGAATACAAAATTCAGGGTGTTACATACCGACTGACGCAAG GTGTAGTAAAGCACATCATACCAGCTGTAGCATCAACAAATGCAGTCATTGCAG CTGTGTGCTCCACTGAAGCTTTCAAGCTAGCTTCAAG CTGCAGCAAACCACTTCAGAACTATATGGTTTTCAATGACACTGACGGAGTGTACACTTACTCATTTGAAGCTGAGAAAAAG gaagaATGTCCTTCCTGCTCCATGAAGCCAGTAAATCTCAGTTTCCCTGAAGACTCAACTCTACAagatgtatataattatctctgcGAGAATGAGTCATT TGCTATGAAATCTCCCGCCCTGACAGCTGTGGTGGATGGCCGAAACAAGACTCTCTACTTGCCT ACAATTGAGTCTCTGGAGAAGGCAACTAGATCAAATCTTGGAAAGAAACTATTTG ATCTGGGAATTGGTGATAATCATGAAATCGTGGTAGCAGATGTGACTTCACCGAAGCCAATAACAATAATAGTCAAATACACATATGGGATGGAAGAGTAA
- the LOC135336240 gene encoding NEDD8-activating enzyme E1 catalytic subunit-like isoform X3, which translates to MALLGFRNLHCIDMDTIDLSNLNRQFLFRTGDVGKPKANVAAAFVSNRIPDCHVTPHYNKIQDFGPEFYQQFHVIICGLDSIVARRWINGMVLSLLRYDEEGQLDQSSIVPVIDGGTEGFKGNARVILPGITACIDCTLDFYPPQITYPLCTIASKPRLPEHCIEYVKVLQWPKEKPFGDTTIDGDSPDHIMWIYDKAVKRADEYKIQGVTYRLTQGVVKHIIPAVASTNAVIAAVCSTEAFKLASSCSKPLQNYMVFNDTDGVYTYSFEAEKKEECPSCSMKPVNLSFPEDSTLQDVYNYLCENESFAMKSPALTAVVDGRNKTLYLPTIESLEKATRSNLGKKLFDLGIGDNHEIVVADVTSPKPITIIVKYTYGMEE; encoded by the exons ATG GCTCTGCTTGGATTCAGAAACCTACACTGTATTGATATGGACACGATTGACCTTTCCAACCTCAACAGACAATTTTTATTCAG AACTGGTGATGTTGGTAAGCCCAAGGCTAATGTTGCTGCTGCGTTTGTAAGCAACCGTATTCCTGATTGTCACGTCACACC ACATTACAACAAGATTCAAGACTTTGGGCCCGAATTTTACCAGC AATTCCACGTAATCATTTGTGGACTGGATTCAATTGTTGCTAGGAGATGGATAAATGGAATGGTG ctcagcttgcttcgaTACGATGAGGAGGGGCAACTTGATCAGTCTTCTATTGTTCCCGTTATTGACGGTGGTACGGAAG GTTTCAAAGGGAATGCTCGTGTGATTCTACCTGGCATCACAGCATGTATTGACTGTACGCTCGATTTCTACCCACCTCAG ATTACCTATCCGTTGTGCACAATTGCTTCAAAGCCAAGACTTCCTGAACACTGCATTGAGTATGTGAAAGTGCTGCAGTGGCCCAAGGAAAAGCCCTTTGGAG ATACCACCATTGATGGTGACAGTCCTGATCACATTATGTGGATATACGACAAAGCTGTAAAGCGAGCGGATGAATACAAAATTCAGGGTGTTACATACCGACTGACGCAAG GTGTAGTAAAGCACATCATACCAGCTGTAGCATCAACAAATGCAGTCATTGCAG CTGTGTGCTCCACTGAAGCTTTCAAGCTAGCTTCAAG CTGCAGCAAACCACTTCAGAACTATATGGTTTTCAATGACACTGACGGAGTGTACACTTACTCATTTGAAGCTGAGAAAAAG gaagaATGTCCTTCCTGCTCCATGAAGCCAGTAAATCTCAGTTTCCCTGAAGACTCAACTCTACAagatgtatataattatctctgcGAGAATGAGTCATT TGCTATGAAATCTCCCGCCCTGACAGCTGTGGTGGATGGCCGAAACAAGACTCTCTACTTGCCT ACAATTGAGTCTCTGGAGAAGGCAACTAGATCAAATCTTGGAAAGAAACTATTTG ATCTGGGAATTGGTGATAATCATGAAATCGTGGTAGCAGATGTGACTTCACCGAAGCCAATAACAATAATAGTCAAATACACATATGGGATGGAAGAGTAA
- the LOC135336240 gene encoding NEDD8-activating enzyme E1 catalytic subunit-like isoform X4: protein MAALESSDEQWQGLQFLLTRGSPLSHPDFEASPQTLDFLRDTCKLLVVGAGGLGCELLKDLALLGFRNLHCIDMDTIDLSNLNRQFLFRTGDVGKPKANVAAAFVSNRIPDCHVTPHYNKIQDFGPEFYQQFHVIICGLDSIVARRWINGMVLSLLRYDEEGQLDQSSIVPVIDGGTEGFKGNARVILPGITACIDCTLDFYPPQITYPLCTIASKPRLPEHCIEYVKVLQWPKEKPFGDTTIDGDSPDHIMWIYDKAVKRADEYKIQGVTYRLTQGVVKHIIPAVASTNAVIAAVCSTEAFKLASSCSKPLQNYMVFNDTDGVYTYSFEAEKKCYEISRPDSCGGWPKQDSLLAYN, encoded by the exons ATGGCAGCACTTGAATCTAGTGATGAGCAATGGCAAGGCCTGCAGTTTCTTCTAACACGAGGAAGTCCCCTGAGTCACCCTGACTTTGAAGCCAGTcctcag ACACTAGACTTTCTTAGGGATACATGCAAACTACTTGTTGTTGGTGCTGGTGGACTTGGCTGTGAGCTACTAAAAGAtctg GCTCTGCTTGGATTCAGAAACCTACACTGTATTGATATGGACACGATTGACCTTTCCAACCTCAACAGACAATTTTTATTCAG AACTGGTGATGTTGGTAAGCCCAAGGCTAATGTTGCTGCTGCGTTTGTAAGCAACCGTATTCCTGATTGTCACGTCACACC ACATTACAACAAGATTCAAGACTTTGGGCCCGAATTTTACCAGC AATTCCACGTAATCATTTGTGGACTGGATTCAATTGTTGCTAGGAGATGGATAAATGGAATGGTG ctcagcttgcttcgaTACGATGAGGAGGGGCAACTTGATCAGTCTTCTATTGTTCCCGTTATTGACGGTGGTACGGAAG GTTTCAAAGGGAATGCTCGTGTGATTCTACCTGGCATCACAGCATGTATTGACTGTACGCTCGATTTCTACCCACCTCAG ATTACCTATCCGTTGTGCACAATTGCTTCAAAGCCAAGACTTCCTGAACACTGCATTGAGTATGTGAAAGTGCTGCAGTGGCCCAAGGAAAAGCCCTTTGGAG ATACCACCATTGATGGTGACAGTCCTGATCACATTATGTGGATATACGACAAAGCTGTAAAGCGAGCGGATGAATACAAAATTCAGGGTGTTACATACCGACTGACGCAAG GTGTAGTAAAGCACATCATACCAGCTGTAGCATCAACAAATGCAGTCATTGCAG CTGTGTGCTCCACTGAAGCTTTCAAGCTAGCTTCAAG CTGCAGCAAACCACTTCAGAACTATATGGTTTTCAATGACACTGACGGAGTGTACACTTACTCATTTGAAGCTGAGAAAAAG TGCTATGAAATCTCCCGCCCTGACAGCTGTGGTGGATGGCCGAAACAAGACTCTCTACTTGCCT ACAATTGA
- the LOC135336239 gene encoding X-ray repair cross-complementing protein 6-like codes for MAGWAWSSDWDSHQDEDVDVSNYKVPLSKDSLILLIDCSKKMFESSDDSEQSFDLSFKCARSVLLNKIISSDKDMVGIVFFGTAKDKNPSDFKHVYIYQDLDSPDAPRIKEIEELIDGNYGSFSSDFGHCEDFSLSDVLWTCSSMLATSGSKYGHKRILLFTNCDSPHALDSSKQRQAKTRAKDLADNGVEIEIMHIGNCFNYDAFYRHIAFSVDEDLPQPNPSEKFDELLTRVRSKEFKRRPMQKITLKLGNGVEMGTAVYCPVREAKKPSFARLDQRTNVELKTQTKFLCEDTGVDLMPTDIKLYQQFGGEKSVFEKDEVQSLKAMCSKGLTLMGFKPIDQLKEQYYVKPASFIYPVEEVVTGSTRFFSAMLMKCLHRNVFAICQCVASSNSAPRLVALLPQAEEVDENGLQISPAGFHLLYLPYSEDLRQLTVENTEKAQPELVDKAKEIVKKLTFSFESDAFENPVLQRHYRQLEAIALEKDSAEEVFDLTASDDSLIRKRVGSLLDEFKNLTNPFGLSDTKGRKQKSKANEATNIAKRSKVTDSDEDILELVTRYASNKKLNTLTVSQLKSYLNATGNKCTGKKQQLIDFIYQQVGEPTV; via the exons ATGGCTGGATGGGCTTGGTCTTCTGACTGGGATAGCCACCAAGATGAAGACGTTGACGTGTCCAACTACAAG GTACCTTTGTCAAAGGACTCCCTGATCCTCCTGATAGACTGCTCTAAGAAGATGTTTGAGAGTTCAGATGATTCTGAGCAATCCTTTGACTTATCCTTCAAG TGTGCGAGAAGTGTTCTATTGAACAAAATCATCAGCAGTGACAAAGACATGGTTGGGATTGTCTTTTTTGGCACT GCGAAAGACAAGAATCCTAGCGACTTCAAGCATGTTTACATCTACCAG GATTTAGATTCACCAGATGCTCCAAGGATTAAAGAAATCGAGGAGCTTATTGATG GTAACTACGGAAGTTTCAGTAGTGATTTTGGGCACTGTGAGGACTTCTCTCTCAGCGATGTGCTATGGACATGCTCTTCTATGCTTGCAACCAG TGGCAGCAAGTATGGCCACAAGCGGATACTGCTCTTTACCAATTGTGATAGCCCACATGCCCTGGATTCTTCCAAGCAG CGCCAAGCAAAAACAAGGGCAAAG GATCTGGCTGACAATGGTGTTGAGATTGAGATTATGCATATTGGGAACTGTTTTAATTATGACGCGTTTTATAGG CATATTGCCTTCTCAGTCGATGAGGACTTGCCTCAACCTAACCCTTCCGAGAAGTTTGATGAGCTCCTAACTCG TGTTCGATCTAAGGAATTCAAGCGACGGCCAATGCAGAAAATTACATTGAAGTTAGGGAATGGTGTGGAGATGGGCACCGCTGT GTACTGCCCTGTTCGCGAAGCCAAAAAACCTAGTTTTGCTCGCTTGGATCAGAGAACCAATGTTGAGCTCAAGACACAGACAAAATTTCTTTGTGAG GACACAGGAGTTGACTTGATGCCAACTGATATCAAACTTTACCAGCAATTTGGAGGAGAAAAGTCAGTTTTTGAAAAAGATGAAGTGCAAAGCTTGAAAGCGATGTGTTCTAAGG GACTAACCCTAATGGGTTTCAAACCAATTGATCAGCTTAAAGAACAGTATTATGTGAAGCCTGCTAGCTTTATCTACCCTGTGGAAGAG GTTGTCACAGGAAGCACACGTTTCTTTTCTGCTATGCTGATGAAGTGTTTGCACAGAAATGTGTTCGCCATCTGCCAATGTGTGGCTTCCTCCAATTCTGCACCACGTCTTGTAGCTCTTCTCCCACAA GCTGAAGAGGTTGATGAGAACGGTCTCCAGATATCCCCAGCTGGTTTTCATTTATTGTATCTACCGTACTCTGAGGATCTAAGACAGTTGACAGTTGAAAATACAGAGAAAG CCCAGCCTGAGCTCGTTGACAAAGCCAAGGAGATTGTGAAGAAGCTGACATTCAGTTTTGAGAGCGATGCCTTCGAAAATCCAG TGTTGCAAAGACATTATCGTCAGCTGGAAGCCATTGCTTTGGAAAAAGACAGTGCTGAAGAAGTGTTTGATCTCACAGCTTCTGACGATAGCCTCATTCGAAAAAGAGTTGGATCTCTTCTAGATGAATTTAAAAATCTGACAAATCCTTTCGGTTTGAGTGACACCAAAGGAAGGAAACAAAAG AGCAAGGCTAATGAGGCTACTAATATAGCCAAACGCTCTAAAGTAACAGATTCTGATGAGGATATTCTTGAGCTTGTCACCCGGTATGCTTCAAACAAAAAG